The Pedococcus dokdonensis region CGGTGGACCACGAGCGGCTCTCGTTCCCCGGGCTCGCACCGACCCGGCAGGCCGTTGCCGAGGCGCTCGCCAAGGTCAGTGCCCACCCCGATGCTGCGGCCACGCTGGGCGTCAGCGCCAACCTCACCGCCGAGATCGCGCGCAACCTGGTGCTGCACAGCGCCCCTGCCCTGCCGGCCTCCCGCGTCTACTCCGGCGTGCTCTACGACGCGTTCGGCTACGCCGACCTCGACGCCGCCGCGCGCCGCCGCGCCAACCGCTGGGTCGTCGTCGTGTCGGCCCTCTACGGCGCGGTCCGACCCACCGACGCCATCGCCCCCTACCGCCTGTCGATGGCGGTCAACCTGCCCGGCGTCGGTCCGCTCGCGAGCGCCTGGAAGCCCGAGCTCACCGCGGTGCTCCCGCAGGTCGCCGGCCGTGGCGTCGTCGTCGACTGCCGCTCCAGCACGTATGCCGCCGCCTGGACGCCCACGGGTGACCTCGCCGAGCGCTGGGTGCAGGTCCGGGTGCCGGGTGCCACCCACATGGCCAAGCACACCCGCGGGCTGGTCACCCGCGAGCTGTGCCGGGCGGGGCGCGAGGTGCGCCGCGTCCCGGACCTCCTCGACGTGCTGGCGGAGTCGTTCGAGGTGGCCCTCATCCCGCCGGTGCGGGCCGGCCGCCCGTGGGTCCTGGACGCGACGGCTCGCCCATGACGTCTCCCCCACCCCGATGAGCGCGGCCGAGCTCGGCGACGTCCTGCTCCGCGTCCTGCCGGTCCTCATCTTCTTCGTGGCCATCACCGTCGTCGCCGAGATCGCCGACGCGGCGGGGGTCTTCGATGTCGCGGGGCACTGGGCCTCCCGGGCCGGGCGACACCGCACCCCCGTGCTGTGGCTGCTCTTCGTGCTGGTGGCGGTGGCCTGCACAATCGTCCTGAGCCTCGACACGACAGCGGTGCTGCTGACCCCGGTCGGGCTCGCGATCGCGGCCCAGCTCGGCATCTCCCCGGTGCCGTTCGCGCTCACGACCCTGTGGATCGCCAACACGGCGAGCATGCTGCTGCCGGTCTCGAACCTCACCAACCTGTTGTCGCTGCACCACTTCGAGCAGCTCGGGGTCGGGCACGCCGGATACGTCCGGCTCGCCGCCCTGCCTGCCGTGGCAGCGATCATCGGCACGGTCCTCGTCCTGGCGGTCCTGCACCGTCGTGACCTGCGCGGCCGTTACGCGCCCGATGCCCCACCCGAACCGCACGACCCGACCCTGCTCAAGGTGTCCGCGGCCGTCTGCGTCGCCGTCGGCCCGCTCTTCGCGGTGGGGCTCTCCCCGGCGTGGGTGGCCGGGGTGGCGGCAGTGGTCCTGGTGGTCGCGGCGTGGTCACGCGACCGAGACCTGGTGCGCCACCTGTCGGTGCCGTGGCAGATGGCGTTGGCGGTCGCCGCGCTGTTCGTCGTGATCGACGCCGCCCTGCAGCTCGGGCTCGAGCCGGTGCTCGCCTCGCTGGCCGGCGACGGTTCGTCAGCAGCAGCCCTGGCGAGGGTGGCCGGCGCCGGCGCCCTCGCCGCGAACGCCGCGAACAACCTGCCCGCCTACATCGCCCTCGAGTCGGTGACCGCCGACGCGCCGCAGCGGTTGATGGCACTGCTGATCGGCGTCAACGTCGCGCCGCTCGTCACGCCGTGGGCCTCGCTGGCGACGCTCCTCTGGGCGCAGCGGTGTCGGGCCCGCGGGGTGCGGGTCCCGGCCGGGTCGCTCGCCGTGCAGGGCCTGGCCTGCGCACTGGTCGCCGGTGGTCTCGCCCTGGCCGCGCTGGTTCTCGCCGGCTGAGCCGGCCCCGGCCCAGCGGCATACTCAGAGGTCTTTGATGGGTTGACCCCACCAGGGCGGGGTCGACCCATCAAAGACAGCGTCAGGGCTGCTCGGCGAGGCGGGCCAGAGCCGCCTCGCGGCGCCGGGCCACGCCGCGCTCGTCGCTGATGATGGTCGGCACCGGAGCGAGCATGACCACGAGCAGGCACCACGGCACCCCGACCCCTGCCGCGGCCAGCGCAACGGCGAGTGCGAGCAGCGCGAGTGCGGCCAGCCCGTTGCGCAGCGCGGCCGGGTCCAGCCCGACGAGAACCGCGTAGAGGGCGGCGAGGCACAGCCCGAAGGCCGCCACCGGGACGGCGGTGGCCAACACCACTCCCACCGGGCCGGTCTTCGACTCGCCCTCGAGGTAGTAGGCCGCGACGTGCAGGCCGGCACCGGTCCCGGCGATGGCCATGAAGACGGCGATGTGGCCGTAGCCCCAGCGGAACCCGATGGTGCGGCGACGGTCGAGGACCTCCCCCGACGGGAGGGTGAAGTAGAGCCACCACATCGAGAAGGCCAGCCCGGTGCCGGCCAGCCCCAGCACGACGACGTCGACGGACAACCCATCCTGCTCGTCCACCAGGACCGACAGGGCGGCGATGGTGCCCAGCAGGCACTCGCCCAGGGCGATGATGGCCAGCAGCCCGTGTCGCTCGGCGACGTGGTGCGGGTGCCAGGGCGTCCCGCCCCGTCGGCGCTCCGCGAGGAAGGGGCCACCGAGCTCGAGCACGTAGAGCGGCACCATGAGCAGGAAGGTCTGCCACGGGTTGGTGTGGACCACGATCAGGACCAGCCAGCCGACCTGCGCGAGCGCGATCGCCTTGGCGTAGGCGAGACAGGCCGCCCGGCGGGCCGGGTCCTGCTTGGCCGCGCGCAACCACTGGAAGACCATCGCCAGCCGCATGATCACGTAGCCCGCGACCATCAGGCCGTTGTCCAGGTGGGTGCCGTGCTCGAGCGAGGCGTAGAGCCGCGGGATCCCGATGGCCAGCACCAGGACACCGACCATCTGCACCATGGTCGTCACGCGGAACAGCCAGTCGTCCGTGTCGTACGCCGACGCGAACCACGTGAAGTTGATCCACGCCCACACGATCGAGAACATCGTGAACGCGAACCCCACCAGACCCGTGATGAGGTGGTCGGCCGCCAGCGCGTGCGCGAGCTCGGCCGATGAGGCGCTGATCGCGAGGACGAAGGACAGGTCGAAGAACAGCTCGAGGGGTGTGGCGGTGCGGTGCGACTCGTCCTCGCTGCGCCCCGACATCCGGCTCAGGCGGTGGGTGGTGGCCATGCGGGCAGCCTAGGGCTCGCGGCAGCCAGCGGAACCGGGTCAGCCCAGGCCGCGGACGAGGTCCTCGATCACGTCGAGCGGGTCCTCGAGCCCGACCGAGATCCGGACCGTGCCGTCGGTGATCCCGACGGCCGCGCGGGCCTCGGGCGTGAGCCGGCGGTGGGTCGTGGTCGCGGGGTGGGTGACCATCGACTTGGCGTCACCGAGGTTGTTGCTGATGTCGACGACCCGCAGGCCGTTCATCAGGGCGAAGGCCTCGTCCTTGCCGCCGTCGATCGCGAACGTCACGACGGTGCCGCCGCCGAGCATCTGGCGCCGAGCCAGCTCGTGCTGGGGGTGCGAGGGTAGCCACGGGTAGAGCACCTTCGTCACCCGCGGGTGGGCCTCGAGCGCCTCGGCGACGGCAAGCGCGTTCGCGGCCTGCTTCTCGACCCGGAGCGACAGCGTCTCGAGTCCCTTGACGAGCACCCAGGCGTTGAACGGGGACATCGACGGGCCGGTGTGGCGCATCAGGTTCTTGACCGGGCCGTTGACGAACTCGGCGGTCCCGAGCACGGCGCCCCGAGGGCTCGACCCTGGCCGTCGATGTGCTTGGTCGCGGAGTAGACGACGATGTCGGCGCCGTGCTCCAGGGGCTTGGAGAAGACCGGCGTCCCGAAGACGTTGTCGACGACGACCTGCGCCCCCGCCGCGTGCGCGAGGTCGCACACCGCCCGCATGTCGACGAGCTCCTGCATCGGGTTGCTCGGCGTCTCGAAGAACACGGCCTGGGTCGGCTCGGACAGCGCCTCGCGCCACTGGTCGAGGTCGGGCCCGTCGACGAACACCGTCTCGACGCCCCACCGCGGCAGGATCTCGTCGAGGATGACGAAGCACGACCCGAACAGCCCGCGCGACGAGACGACGCGGTCGCCCTTGCCCAGCAGGGCGGCCAGCGCGACGAAGACCGCGGACATGCCGGAGGCCGTGGCGAAGCAGGCCTGCGCGCCCTCGAGCTGGCGCAGCCGCTCCTCGAACATCGTCACCGTGGGGTTGCCGTAGCGGCTGTAGATGAAGTGGTCGACCTCGTCCTTGAAGGCCGCCTCGGCCTGCTCGGCGCTGTCGTAGACGAACCCCGACGTGAGGTAGAGCGCCTCCGCGGTCTCGTCGAAGTTGCTGCGGGCCAGGCCTCCCCGCACTGCCACCGTGTCGGGTCGGAACGACTGCTCCCCCGCTGCAGGGGGCTGCCCGGTCATCCCTGCCGCCACGGGAGGCCGGAGTTCTTCCACCCCGACACGGCGCGGTGGCCGTGCTCGTCGTGCGGTCCCTCGAAACCCTCCAGCACGTTGTAGGCGGGTCCGAGCCCAGCGTGAGTGGCGGCCTCGGCAGCGGCGACGGACCGCACCCCGGAGCGGCAGATGAAGTAGATCGGGGCGCCGTCGGGCAGCCCGGCGTCCTGCAGCTGCGCCACGAAGTCACCGTTGACGGCCCCGTCGGGGAAGCGCTGCCACTCCACGAAGACCACCCGCTTGCCCAGCGCCGCGAGGTCCGGGACGCCGACGTAGCTCCACTCGGCGGTGGTGCGCACGTCGACCAGGACAGCGTCGTCGTCCGCGGCCAGCGCGGCATACGCGGCATCGGGGGCGACGTCGCCGGCGTAGGTGGTGGGGGGCTCGGAACTCATCGCGTCAGCGTAGAACCACCGCCACATGCCGAGACGAGCGGCCCACGACGTGGACGCGGCGAGGCCCTACGTGCGGTTCGTGAAGGCGACCGAGACGTTGCCGTCCGGCCAGACCTCCAGCGCGGTGAGCGACCCGGGCGCGGCGGCCAGCCGCCAGACCTTGTCGTGGGGGATGCCGAGGACGTGCGCGAGCACGCACATGATCGGCTTGCGGTGGCAGACGACGACCGTGGTGCCACCGGCGGCGACCACCCGCTCGAAGGCCGCGACGACCCGCGCCGCGAGCTGGTCGTGCGACTCGCCACCCGGCCGGGCGTAGGCCGGGTCGGCCCGCAGCGCCAGGAGCGCCTCGGCCTCGTCGCGGACCAGGTCGGGGATGCTCTGCCCGTCCCAGTCGCCGAAGTCCTGCTCGTCCCAGTCGCGGTCGACCGTCGCCTCGACCCCGATGGCGTCGGCGACGGCCGCGCCCGTCTGCACGGCCCGCGCCAGGGACGACGTCACCACCCGGGCTGGCGAGCCGCCGAGCAGGTGAGCCGTCGCGCGGCCGGCCGCTGCGGCCTGGGCCTGCCCTGCGGTGTTGAGCCCGGGGTCCGCACCACCCCTGCCGTCCAGTCGCGAGGCGACGGTGAAGTCGGTGACGCCGTGCCGCACCAGCACGATCCGGGTCGGGTTGCCCTCCCCCGGGCTGACTGGCGCCGGGCTGGGCACCGGGTCGATGACCTCGTCGACCACCTCGTCGATGAACTCGTCCATCGTCGCGGCGCTGGCCCCCTCGCGGTCCGGCCCGAGCATCCGGTCGATCGTCCGGCCGTCCATGCCGTCGTTGGACAGCGCGTCGGCGTCCTTGTTGCGCTCGCGCGGGATCCAGGTGAAGGACACCGAGCCCCCGGCTGCGCTCACCTGCGACGCGAGGTCGCGCGCCTCCAGGGCGAGCTGGCGCATGTCGGGGTGCTTGATCTTCCAGCGTCCGGCCATCTGCTCGACGACGAGCTTGGAGTCCATCCGGACCTCGACGTCGGCGCCGGCGTCGATCCGCAGGACGGCGCGCAGCCCGGCGATCAGCCCGGAGTACTCGGCGACGTTGTTGGACTCCTTGCCGAGCGGCGCAGCCCCCTCCCAGAGCACGCGGCCGTCGGCACCGTCGCGCACCAGCGCGCCGTAGCCTGCGACTCCGGGGTTGCCCCGGGAGCCGC contains the following coding sequences:
- a CDS encoding YaaA family protein; this encodes MLILLPPSESKTGRLRGRSVDHERLSFPGLAPTRQAVAEALAKVSAHPDAAATLGVSANLTAEIARNLVLHSAPALPASRVYSGVLYDAFGYADLDAAARRRANRWVVVVSALYGAVRPTDAIAPYRLSMAVNLPGVGPLASAWKPELTAVLPQVAGRGVVVDCRSSTYAAAWTPTGDLAERWVQVRVPGATHMAKHTRGLVTRELCRAGREVRRVPDLLDVLAESFEVALIPPVRAGRPWVLDATARP
- a CDS encoding SLC13 family permease — translated: MSAAELGDVLLRVLPVLIFFVAITVVAEIADAAGVFDVAGHWASRAGRHRTPVLWLLFVLVAVACTIVLSLDTTAVLLTPVGLAIAAQLGISPVPFALTTLWIANTASMLLPVSNLTNLLSLHHFEQLGVGHAGYVRLAALPAVAAIIGTVLVLAVLHRRDLRGRYAPDAPPEPHDPTLLKVSAAVCVAVGPLFAVGLSPAWVAGVAAVVLVVAAWSRDRDLVRHLSVPWQMALAVAALFVVIDAALQLGLEPVLASLAGDGSSAAALARVAGAGALAANAANNLPAYIALESVTADAPQRLMALLIGVNVAPLVTPWASLATLLWAQRCRARGVRVPAGSLAVQGLACALVAGGLALAALVLAG
- a CDS encoding low temperature requirement protein A gives rise to the protein MATTHRLSRMSGRSEDESHRTATPLELFFDLSFVLAISASSAELAHALAADHLITGLVGFAFTMFSIVWAWINFTWFASAYDTDDWLFRVTTMVQMVGVLVLAIGIPRLYASLEHGTHLDNGLMVAGYVIMRLAMVFQWLRAAKQDPARRAACLAYAKAIALAQVGWLVLIVVHTNPWQTFLLMVPLYVLELGGPFLAERRRGGTPWHPHHVAERHGLLAIIALGECLLGTIAALSVLVDEQDGLSVDVVVLGLAGTGLAFSMWWLYFTLPSGEVLDRRRTIGFRWGYGHIAVFMAIAGTGAGLHVAAYYLEGESKTGPVGVVLATAVPVAAFGLCLAALYAVLVGLDPAALRNGLAALALLALAVALAAAGVGVPWCLLVVMLAPVPTIISDERGVARRREAALARLAEQP
- a CDS encoding rhodanese-like domain-containing protein, which produces MSSEPPTTYAGDVAPDAAYAALAADDDAVLVDVRTTAEWSYVGVPDLAALGKRVVFVEWQRFPDGAVNGDFVAQLQDAGLPDGAPIYFICRSGVRSVAAAEAATHAGLGPAYNVLEGFEGPHDEHGHRAVSGWKNSGLPWRQG
- a CDS encoding bifunctional RNase H/acid phosphatase, whose translation is MSRRRLVVEADGGSRGNPGVAGYGALVRDGADGRVLWEGAAPLGKESNNVAEYSGLIAGLRAVLRIDAGADVEVRMDSKLVVEQMAGRWKIKHPDMRQLALEARDLASQVSAAGGSVSFTWIPRERNKDADALSNDGMDGRTIDRMLGPDREGASAATMDEFIDEVVDEVIDPVPSPAPVSPGEGNPTRIVLVRHGVTDFTVASRLDGRGGADPGLNTAGQAQAAAAGRATAHLLGGSPARVVTSSLARAVQTGAAVADAIGVEATVDRDWDEQDFGDWDGQSIPDLVRDEAEALLALRADPAYARPGGESHDQLAARVVAAFERVVAAGGTTVVVCHRKPIMCVLAHVLGIPHDKVWRLAAAPGSLTALEVWPDGNVSVAFTNRT